In the Rhododendron vialii isolate Sample 1 chromosome 2a, ASM3025357v1 genome, TTGAAGCCTTCATATGGAAATTATTGGGAAGACGATGAGCGTCAACTGGGTCAAGTCCAAGTGGCCCCCTCCTCCACGTGGATTTGCATTCTCTAGAACGTGTGTGACAAATTAAACACTTACAGTTATTTGATTGAGTTGATCTTTTACTAGGAtattcgaaaaaatattttgaagtcAATTAATGgcttaaattatttattaattagctcaaagtgggccccacaaagcAAGTTTTGCACAACAATACAGAAAATAATGCAAAAGTAAACAAAATTccgaaaacaacaaaaaaaataaaaaattcacgTGAGTTGCTGAATTTAATTTGCTAACACAACAAACATATAGAGGGATTTACTTAGGTATTagaaattactccctccatccgaAATTGTAATTGCTTCTGTTTTGAGATTCTAATTTTTGATGAAAAGTACATAAATAAtatcaaaaaaaggaagaggaCTTATTACTtttctttgttgatttttcaAATTGGCCCCACGTTTTGGGACagtcaaaaaaaaggaaaatgattaaTAATTTCCCAAAGGGAAATAAAGGGAGTGAAACtcgaaaagagaaaattttgggttccgagcgggtaccacgtggcggtacccAGCTCGCATCTCAGCTATCCAAAGGTGTTTTGGACGGCATAGATCCGACCACTTTGTCTTCCCTCACCCGActactctctcttctcttttttttctctctaaaatccgaactattcaaaacacttttagacctACGTTAACTATCGCCGAAGGAGTACTACGTGTGGTACTCACCTGGCACACGAAGGTTCAGTTCAGAAAGGAGTAAGGATTGAGAAAAGATAGGGATAAGATTTGGCTGCCAATGAGATGGCTATACTACTGCGACGACttcagataaaaataaaaaaatagaacgaTGACTTGAAGCAAAATTTTACTCTAATAAGCTAAAtggtttaatttatttattttgttctgattctctctctctctttacatttgttagtttttcgttgattttttatgaattattgcttcgtcctaacaaaataaatctacaaagtaaaaaaattaggatcaaaacccaattttttttgataaagattgaaaaatttttggcttatttttgtctttgttcaaaaaaatttgggttgcggtcataattttttactttaattttagattttttttgttttgatgaagtaataattcataaaaaattgtaaaaaatactaacaaatgcaaattttttttaataagaacaaaGTAAATTATTTGAATTATTAGGCCAAAATTGGCGTAAGTGCGAGAAAGCGGTGGGTTAGGTATTCCAGCAAGTGGCCCCCTCCTGTCTCTCAATAGAAGAGAATATTTGTGGTCACCATTCTTTTAGTCATGATGATACTTGCACATATATGTTTATACAGATTttacacatatatttttatggggCTCACCTCGAGTCCCACTAATTTATCCGAACTATTcattatttataaaataattttttaagagtatctgtaaaaaatcaacttgataagatatcggtaagggctttttcagaaataACAGGGCGAATTAGGCTGTTTCACCctactatttttgaaaaaactcttaccgatattctattgagttgattttttacagaaactcttaaaaaattattttaaaaataatgagaggttcggatcatattggtgggaccccagatgggccccataaaagtgtatgtgAAAGATTTGTGTAAAAATGTATGTGTCCTTAGGTTTACTGCCATTCTTTTTATCCCAATCAATAAGAAGATCATTTTTTAGGGGTGGAAATTTTCGACATGACATGAGAACTGGATAAAAAGTTAGCTGGTTAGAGTCAGTTATTTCTAATACAGAACACGAATATAATACGACAGAACAatacgaaaaactaaacaagtcAGGTTAGAGTTGAGAAAATTGTGATACGAACGCGACACAACGCCGGATGAAAATTTATGAAAGGACATGATAACTCAATACGAAGTAAATTAGCGCATTAGGGTTGGTTATTTTTGATACAGAACACGAATATGACATGACACGATAATGCAAAAAGCTAAGATCAGGTTAGGGTTGAGAGAATTTTGACACGAATACGAGATGATAAGACACGATGCCCACCCCTTAAAGCAACTGTGAGAATTCACGAGATAACCAAGACCAATAACttaaccaatacaagaaataagcccatgACAAGAAGGAATGATGGCATGATTGGATAGCACTATTGGAATCTGATTCCCGAGGCGAATCGTTTGAAATGCCTTCCTTGGCGATTACTCCCTTTGGGTTCCgaaaaagtcttcaatacacacccctttaatgTGTGCACTATATACACCTATTGTGTAGTTTATATTGTGtcatctcataaaaaattacttgtaggaccggccattcataacattttatttcgtatcgtaacttttatactaaaaattcgtaactttcatcaatatgattcgtaactttttagcaatagattcataacattttggtgtgtttcaatgagggtgcatatgatacacatccaaataaggagtgtgtattgtagcacttcccgtTCTTCCTCTATGTTGGACTAACCTCCTCCAGGCTAGTATCCACGTACGGGCGGCCTCCCACACAACACTTCTAATAATACCACACCAAAGAAATACACATCAGATTTCGTTGTTATTCTTTGAATTATGAAATAATCAAGATCTAGATACCCGAGTGTCTGCCTTTTATGTGTGCGCTTATATGAATTGTTGAATGACTTGTAGTACCTTTCGACAACACAGAATCAAAAATCTTAGCTACTCAATTCCCGTATAGTAGAATATTCGTGGTCTTCATATCTCGGTATATGTAACTTTGATTGATACCAGCATGAAGGTGGTATAATCGGCGAGCGGCACGAGTGCAAATGCGAGCCTTTGCTCCCACATGAGAGTAGTAGTCGTATCAGTTTCCGTTGCACGTGGCTTGTAGAGATCCCAATGACCTGAATCATCGAAGTTGTGGGTTGCTATTAGGATCTCATCTAGTGAAAACCAACGACAAGAtccctccacttgagccacatCACTGTCCATTGTACTCTCACACCTCGAAAAGGACAACCAATTACGTGGACGAGGTTTCGGCTATAGTGGAGTCCGAAGAGCGAAAGATGTCGGTAGCTTAAGTTTCATTCCTTGAAAGATTGTTTTCGTGATTCGAGCCCGCACCACTAGCAACATTGACAACAAGCCTTACTTGTTGACCATTTTGCCCTGGTTCAAAAATACCCCCTCTCTAAATTTTAAAGCTGACACGTTTCGGAGAGTTTCATAGGATGTACTAATATACAACTTACATGAGATACAGAACAACCTACGTAGTCATTCTTTTGAAAATATACAAGGCCACTTCTTTCTTATACAAAGACTCCAGCTGTGCGTAACAGAATTGCCAGCTCATCAACAAAACTAAGCTGCTAATCACACTTAACTGCTTAACTAAGCACACTTAACTACTTCAACTAATTACATAGACTTTACTTTAATGCCCTTTCTTTACAACATCAACCACAGATTGTGAATGGAGCATGAAATGGATTTCTTTACATAGACTTTACTTTACCTGGTTGTCTTCTTTCCCACAtcggttgagaaggaaactaaAGCCTTCCCCCAATCTTCATCATAGCATAAAGGTCCCATTATGCTCTCAATACCGAATCTGAAAAATTGAGCATTTGAAACATGTCCAATACATCTGAGAGTAAGAATACATTTTGAATGATTTCTATGATAGGAAAATTGGCCCAAATGGACCCTCTGTGGGCGAAAGATTTAGTGCTTCCTGATAAATATTGACAGAGATGTCTTCGGTCGAATTCGACTGTGTCCGAGCTGCAGAACTGGCATTAAGGCTCTTCCAATTCTCCTGCAAGTGCACTGCAAATTGGAGGCTCCTCACTACGAAGTCCATCGACCATCTTCGCATTACCGGTTCAAACAAACAACGCCATGTTATCTTGACAAATTCCCCCAAACACTCTGATCCTATTTTCCCAACAAGCTGCGGATCCATGACCTGATATATGTTATCGGATAGAATAATATCATCCAAAACATGCTTTAGTGACATGTCAGGATATTTAGGGTTCCTGTAGTCACCCAACTGCTTTCTTTCATCGAAAAATCTACCCAACTGCTTGTTACAAATCAGTACTTCCAATAACATTACACCGAATGAGTACAAGACATCCCCCTGATATCTAGAGTTGTAGTGCATTGTAGTCGATCTAAGTAGGCATGTGCTGGTGTTGGTCATAGTTCTTACGTTGGAAAGCATAACTTTCGCGACCCAATTCTCATCCAGTAGAATGCTGCATGGTTTAATGCAGCGGTGTATGACTTCAAGCTCTCCGTTGGCATGGAGATATTCTAGTCCTTACGCAGCTCCAATGCAAATTTGAAGTCGCATTTCCCAGGAAGTGGGCTATCTTTATGATGCAAAGAATCTTGCAAGGACCCATTGGCCATGTAATCGTAAACGACGATCAGCTCGTCTCCCTCAGTGCAAAACCCTATCGGAGAAAGTATGTTTGGGTGGAGGAGCAGTCTCTTTCGATGAATCTCATCCCCAACACCTTCAAGTTTCTTAAACCTTATGATCGCAGCCACAAGGGCTTTACCATCAATATTGACACTACCTTTATACACCTTGTCCGAATTACGTACCAAAAGGCTCTTACTGAAATCTTTTGTGGCTTCACGAATGTCAGCGAGTGAGAATTGACGGTATAATTGGGCACCAGTTTTCGAATCTGATTTCCTAGGCGAATCATTTGATTTTCCACTTGAGGAACTGTTGTCCTGCCTCTCCCTCAACCACATGTCCATCATACTTTTAATCGCATTTGTCATTATTCCCTTTGTTCTTTCTCTTTGTTGGGATAACTATGCGAGCTCAAGCTTACCCAACACATCAGCCATCGTAGGCCGTGATCTTGGACTTTCATTTAAACAATTGTTTGCAAGTACAACAAAAGACTTCAAACAACTTGGTGCTATTTGTCCACTGAGAGAGGGGTCGATGACTCTGGCAAGCTTTCCCTCTTTGATGCACTTTTGAGCCCAATGGGCTAAATTCATTTGGTCCTTGCTAAGTTTCCTATCCAAGGCTGGCCTCCCACATAACACTTCtaacaataccacaccaaaagcaTACACATCGAATTTCGTAGTCAGTCTCTGAGTACGGTAGTAATCAGGATCCAAATAACCGAATGTGCCTTTCACTTGTGTGCTTATATGGGTTATTGAATGACTTG is a window encoding:
- the LOC131317098 gene encoding probable serine/threonine-protein kinase PBL7; this translates as MTNAIKSMMDMWLRERQDNSSSSGKSNDSPRKSDSKTGAQLYRQFSLADIREATKDFSKSLLVRNSDKVYKGSVNIDGKALVAAIIRFKKLEGVGDEIHRKRLLLHPNILSPIGFCTEGDELIVVYDYMANGSLQDSLHHKDSPLPGKCDFKFALELRKD